In one Cervus elaphus chromosome 9, mCerEla1.1, whole genome shotgun sequence genomic region, the following are encoded:
- the LOC122699276 gene encoding bone marrow stromal antigen 2-like isoform X2 codes for MSESVMLNKEKDMSDSVKATDKEKDASESARCGRKLWLAFPLLLVVAGLLAPLIYFAVRANSEACLDGLRAQTECQGLNQHLQRQLHQAQEVLHEKEAEAATYNQTVVTLRDSLKKEQARVEELQGELATLNQQLQDAWERLRRQSETSRNNASSCSSFLFVVIAVLVVSALLT; via the exons ATGAGCGAGTCCGTGATGCTCAACAAGGAAAAGGACATGAGTGACTCTGTGAAGGCCACAGACAAGGAAAAGGACGCGAGTGAGTCAGCGCGGTGTGGCCGCAAGCTGTGGCTGGCGTTCCCGCTGCTCCTGGTGGTGGCGGGGCTGCTTGCGCCCCTGATCTACTTCGCTGTCAGGGCCAACAGCGAGGCCTGCCTGGATGGCCTCCGAGCACAGACAGAGTGTCAGGGGCTCAACCAACACCTGCAGCGCCAGCTACACCAGGCCCAGGAAGTCTTACACGAGAAGGAAGCCGAAGCTGCCACCTACAACCAGACTGTG GTGACCCTGAGGGACTCTCTGAAGAAGGAGCAGGCACGAGTGGAGGAGCTTCAGG GAGAGTTGGCGACCTTGAACCAACAGCTGCAGGACGCTTGGGAGAGACTGAG AAGACAGAGTGAGACGTCCAGAAACAACGCGTCCAGCTGCTCGAGCTTCCTATTCGTTGTGATCGCGGTCTTGGTCGTCAGCGCTCTGCTAACATGA
- the LOC122699276 gene encoding bone marrow stromal antigen 2-like isoform X1 encodes MSESVMLNKEKDMSESVMLNKENDMSESVMATDKEKDASESARCGRKLPLWLGLLLLLVVAGLLAPLIYFAVRANSEACLDGLRAQTECQGLNQHLQRQLHQAQEVLHQKEAEAATCEQTVVTLRDSLKKEQARVEELQGELATLNQQLQDAWERLRRQSETSRNNASSCSSFLFVVIAVLVVSALLT; translated from the exons ATGAGCGAGTCCGTGATGCTCAACAAGGAAAAGGAC ATGAGCGAGTCCGTGATGCTCAACAAAGAAAACGACATGAGCGAGTCCGTGATGGCCACAGATAAGGAAAAGGACGCGAGTGAGTCAGCGCGGTGTGGCCGCAAGCTGCCGCTGTGGCTGGGGCTCCTGCTGCTCCTGGTGGTGGCGGGGCTGCTTGCGCCCCTGATCTACTTCGCTGTCAGGGCCAACAGCGAGGCCTGCCTGGATGGCCTCCGAGCACAGACAGAGTGTCAGGGGCTCAACCAACACCTGCAGCGCCAGCTACACCAGGCCCAGGAAGTCTTACACCAGAAGGAAGCCGAAGCTGCCACCTGCGAACAGACGGTG GTGACCCTGAGGGACTCTCTGAAGAAGGAGCAGGCACGAGTGGAGGAGCTTCAGG GAGAGTTGGCGACCTTGAACCAACAGCTGCAGGACGCTTGGGAGAGACTGAG AAGACAGAGTGAGACGTCCAGAAACAACGCGTCCAGCTGCTCGAGCTTCCTATTCGTTGTGATCGCGGTCTTGGTCGTCAGCGCTCTGCTAACATGA
- the LOC122700854 gene encoding LOW QUALITY PROTEIN: bone marrow stromal antigen 2-like (The sequence of the model RefSeq protein was modified relative to this genomic sequence to represent the inferred CDS: substituted 1 base at 1 genomic stop codon) — MVENLEEFILTRRKLPLWLGLLLLLVAAGLLAALIYFAVRANSXACLDGLRVQTECQEGNQHLQRQLHQAQEVLHEKEAEAATCNQTVVTLRDSLKKDQAQAAEFQGELKILNQKLKDALAEVERLRRQSETSPQNNASSCSSFLFVVVAVLVLNAPLP; from the exons ATGGTGGAAAACTTGGAGGAATTCATCCTGACCCGCCGCAAGCTGCCGCTGTGGCTGGGGCTCCTGCTGCTCCTGGTGGCGGCGGGGCTGCTTGCGGCCCTGATCTACTTCGCTGTCAGGGCCAACAGCTAGGCCTGCCTGGATGGCCTCCGAGTACAGACGGAGTGTCAGGAGGGCAACCAACACCTGCAGCGCCAGCTACACCAGGCTCAGGAAGTCTTACACGAGAAGGAAGCCGAAGCTGCCACCTGCAACCAGACTGTG GTGACCCTGAGGGACTCTCTGAAGAAGGATCAGGCCCAGGCGGCGGAGTTTCAGG gAGAGTTGAAGATATTGAACCAAAAGCTGAAGGATGCGTTGGCCGAGGTGGAGCGACTAAG AAGACAGAGTGAGACCTCCCCCCAAAACAACGCGTCCAGCTGCTCGAGCTTCCTATTCGTTGTGGTCGCGGTCCTGGTCCTCAACGCTCCGCTGCCATGA
- the CCDC194 gene encoding coiled-coil domain-containing protein 194 isoform X2 — MAEPGPEPEPGRAWRVFALCGAAVFLAAVAAGAALLAWNLASSASRRPRCPEPAANTTAPPGDPGPEVEELRRRLAEAARLEEALTKRLKQAERVRRELEEALRACEGRQSRLQTQLMTLKTEMEEAKAQGTQMGAENGALTEALARWEAAAAKSAQQLDEAQRRARTAEAEGEACAAREAALREHVKALEAQTGPQRRVSQPRTRSGSRPRPSPRSRSRPGTSGGCRRPTRRARG, encoded by the exons ATGGCCGAGCCCGGGCCGGAGCCCGAGCCGGGGCGCGCCTGGCGGGTGTTCGCCCTGTGCGGGGCCGCAGTATTCCTGGCAGCGGTTGCTGCCGGAGCAGCCCTTCTGGCGTGGAATCTGGCCTCCTCGGCCTCGCGGAGGCCCCGCTGCCCAGAGCCGGCCGCCAACACCACGGCGCCGCCTGGAGACCCCGGACCCGAAGTGGAGGAACTTCGGCGCCGACTGGCAGAGGCTGCCCGGCTCGAGGAGGCCCTGACGAAGCGGCTGAAGCAGGCCGAGCGTGTCCGCCGGGAGCTGGAGGAGGCCCTAAGGGCCTGTGAGGGCCGCCAG AGTCGGCTTCAGACCCAACTGATGACTCTGAAGACTGAGATGGAAGAGGCCAAGGCGCAGGGGACCCAGATGGGGGCTGAGAACGGGGCGCTCACAG AAGCCCTCGCGCGCTGGGAGGCGGCGGCCGCTAAATCTGCGCAGCAACTGGACGAGGCGCAGCGGCGCGCACGTACGGCCGAGGCGGAGGGCGAAGCCTGCGCAGCCCGGGAGGCGGCGCTGCGCGAGCACGT TAAAGCCCTGGAAGCCCAGACGGGCCCCCAGCGCAGAGTTTCCCAGCCCCGGACCCGCTCCGGGTCCCGACCCCGGCCCAGCCCCCGCTCGCGCTCTCGCCCAGGAACTTCCGGGGGCTGCAGGCGACCTACGCGGCGCGCACGAGGGTGA
- the CCDC194 gene encoding coiled-coil domain-containing protein 194 isoform X1, whose product MAEPGPEPEPGRAWRVFALCGAAVFLAAVAAGAALLAWNLASSASRRPRCPEPAANTTAPPGDPGPEVEELRRRLAEAARLEEALTKRLKQAERVRRELEEALRACEGRQSRLQTQLMTLKTEMEEAKAQGTQMGAENGALTEALARWEAAAAKSAQQLDEAQRRARTAEAEGEACAAREAALREHVNFRGLQATYAARTRVSRPPAGRGLETRRTDPGSPAGTIREVPKLDEMLSRHPSTLSF is encoded by the exons ATGGCCGAGCCCGGGCCGGAGCCCGAGCCGGGGCGCGCCTGGCGGGTGTTCGCCCTGTGCGGGGCCGCAGTATTCCTGGCAGCGGTTGCTGCCGGAGCAGCCCTTCTGGCGTGGAATCTGGCCTCCTCGGCCTCGCGGAGGCCCCGCTGCCCAGAGCCGGCCGCCAACACCACGGCGCCGCCTGGAGACCCCGGACCCGAAGTGGAGGAACTTCGGCGCCGACTGGCAGAGGCTGCCCGGCTCGAGGAGGCCCTGACGAAGCGGCTGAAGCAGGCCGAGCGTGTCCGCCGGGAGCTGGAGGAGGCCCTAAGGGCCTGTGAGGGCCGCCAG AGTCGGCTTCAGACCCAACTGATGACTCTGAAGACTGAGATGGAAGAGGCCAAGGCGCAGGGGACCCAGATGGGGGCTGAGAACGGGGCGCTCACAG AAGCCCTCGCGCGCTGGGAGGCGGCGGCCGCTAAATCTGCGCAGCAACTGGACGAGGCGCAGCGGCGCGCACGTACGGCCGAGGCGGAGGGCGAAGCCTGCGCAGCCCGGGAGGCGGCGCTGCGCGAGCACGT GAACTTCCGGGGGCTGCAGGCGACCTACGCGGCGCGCACGAGGGTGAGTCGGCCCCCAGCTGGACGGGGGCTCGAGACCAGGAGGACAGACCCTGGGAGCCCTGCAGGGACAATCAGAGAGGTGCCCAAGCTGGATGAAATGCTCAGTCGACACCCGTCCACGCTCAGCTTTTGA